The following are encoded together in the Hyalangium minutum genome:
- a CDS encoding peptidoglycan-binding protein, protein MSSIHTISSGESLSSIARRYNSTVDAIAKANNIQNPNLIVTGRQLTIPDGFDAQPRPGSGPQAGDGFQAQPAQASAAAVQGAVPSPASGQYDGTRAAPGTTDTRAWIPANAPLQGSPSNRNAATYADVIDQFAVGNNPRYAPREGNTYCNIFAWDVTKAMGAEIPHWVDGAGNPTGVGQGRELDANGVNRWLNTHGPANGWRQVSAEEAQRLANSGHPTVASWNNPGGIGHIAVVRPGEANGNGPAIAQAGARNFNDGHVRDSFGNANVQYFVNDRGTATQSPSQPAPSQPAPSTPTPSQPAPSRGSRFPVPQSDLQRGNQGEGVRQLQSALVNMGYMTQAQMDTGPGTFGPQTEASLKRFQTDSGVPSTGYYGPMTREALTKRAAAPSFSVPQSDLQRGTQGEEVRQLQSALVNMGYMTQAQMDTGPGIFGPQTEASLKRFQADSGVPSTGYYGPMTREALTKRAGGGGSPAPTGPGPVTGPSTPAPTTGGVSMQQLRQIMPNLSEARAQQMLPHLNAAMAEAGINTPKRQAAFLAQLAHESGEFRYMEEIASGAAYEGRTDLGNTQPGDGVRFKGRGPIQLTGRSNYRAAGQALGIDLENNPTRAADPDVGFRTAAWFWNSRNLNSYADQGNFDAITYRVNGGYNGKASRDAYYQRALGVLGA, encoded by the coding sequence ATGTCCTCCATCCACACGATCAGCTCGGGCGAGTCCCTGAGCAGCATTGCGCGTCGCTACAACTCGACGGTCGACGCGATCGCCAAGGCGAACAACATCCAGAACCCGAACCTGATTGTCACGGGGCGTCAGCTGACGATCCCGGACGGGTTCGACGCGCAGCCGAGGCCCGGGTCGGGTCCGCAGGCGGGCGATGGCTTCCAGGCGCAGCCGGCCCAGGCGTCGGCGGCGGCGGTGCAGGGGGCCGTTCCGTCTCCGGCCAGCGGGCAATATGACGGCACGCGCGCGGCGCCGGGCACCACGGATACGCGGGCGTGGATCCCCGCGAACGCGCCGCTGCAGGGCAGCCCGTCCAACCGCAACGCGGCCACCTACGCGGACGTGATTGATCAGTTCGCGGTGGGGAACAACCCGCGCTATGCGCCGCGCGAGGGCAACACCTACTGCAACATCTTCGCGTGGGACGTGACGAAGGCGATGGGCGCGGAGATCCCGCACTGGGTGGACGGCGCGGGCAACCCCACGGGCGTGGGCCAGGGTCGCGAGCTGGACGCCAACGGCGTGAACCGGTGGCTGAACACCCATGGCCCGGCGAACGGCTGGCGCCAGGTGAGCGCCGAGGAGGCTCAGCGGCTGGCCAACTCGGGCCACCCCACGGTGGCGAGCTGGAACAATCCGGGTGGCATCGGCCACATCGCGGTGGTGCGCCCCGGTGAGGCCAACGGCAATGGCCCGGCGATCGCCCAGGCGGGTGCGCGCAACTTCAATGATGGCCACGTGCGCGACTCGTTCGGGAACGCGAACGTGCAGTACTTCGTGAACGATCGTGGCACGGCGACGCAGAGCCCCTCGCAGCCGGCCCCGAGCCAGCCGGCGCCGTCCACTCCGACCCCGAGCCAGCCTGCTCCGTCCAGGGGGTCGCGGTTCCCGGTTCCGCAGAGCGATCTGCAGCGGGGCAACCAGGGCGAGGGAGTGCGTCAGCTCCAGTCGGCGCTGGTGAACATGGGGTACATGACGCAGGCGCAGATGGACACCGGGCCGGGCACCTTCGGGCCGCAGACGGAGGCGTCGCTCAAGCGCTTCCAGACGGACAGCGGCGTGCCGAGCACCGGCTACTACGGGCCGATGACGCGCGAGGCGCTGACGAAGCGGGCGGCGGCCCCGAGCTTCAGCGTCCCGCAGAGCGACCTGCAGCGGGGCACCCAGGGCGAGGAGGTGCGTCAGCTCCAGTCGGCGTTGGTGAACATGGGGTACATGACGCAGGCCCAGATGGACACGGGCCCGGGCATCTTCGGGCCGCAGACGGAGGCGTCGCTCAAGCGCTTCCAGGCGGACAGCGGCGTGCCGAGCACCGGCTACTACGGGCCGATGACGCGCGAGGCGCTGACGAAGCGGGCGGGTGGGGGCGGCAGCCCGGCTCCCACGGGCCCGGGCCCTGTGACGGGGCCGAGCACCCCGGCGCCCACGACGGGCGGGGTGAGCATGCAGCAGCTGCGGCAGATCATGCCGAACCTGAGCGAGGCGCGGGCGCAGCAGATGTTGCCGCACCTGAACGCGGCGATGGCGGAGGCGGGCATCAACACGCCGAAGCGGCAGGCGGCGTTCCTGGCGCAGCTGGCGCACGAGAGCGGCGAGTTCCGGTACATGGAGGAGATCGCCTCGGGCGCGGCCTACGAGGGCCGCACGGACCTGGGCAACACGCAGCCGGGCGACGGCGTGCGCTTCAAGGGCCGCGGGCCGATCCAGCTGACGGGCCGCTCCAACTACCGTGCGGCGGGCCAGGCGCTGGGTATTGATTTGGAGAACAACCCGACGCGCGCGGCGGATCCGGACGTGGGCTTCCGGACGGCGGCGTGGTTCTGGAACAGCCGCAACCTGAACTCGTACGCGGACCAGGGGAACTTCGACGCCATCACCTACCGGGTGAACGGCGGGTACAACGGCAAGGCGTCGCGTGACGCGTACTACCAGCGGGCCCTCGGGGTGCTCGGCGCGTAG
- a CDS encoding glycoside hydrolase family 15 protein, with protein sequence MTFSIRLALWGVVLGLCGCAGGRAPGQPGAPALWTPANKDGFGTARSAESWVWYTLGSGDLTEVYYPDLGTPSVRGLRFIVVSGHSVTEFESEATEHHVELVDPRSLVYRQVNTARSGGYRLTKTYAIDPERNTLLVDIQFESLDRRPYEVYAVYDPSLSNNGMDDSGRTEGDVLLAWDGATASALISQPPFERTSNGYLGASDGWADLHQDHAMDWTYRSAPDGNVVQTAKLPVGAPGTMGHVTIALGFGATLTEALGAARGSLRPGFEQVAQRYMEGWHGWLDSLPPAPASAQPWQVTYDVSAMVLAASEDKANPGAFIASPSMPWAWGLGELEKPSGAYHLVWSRDLYQIATALLALGDRAAAERALDHLFQVQQRSDGSFPQNATVDGTPHWSNLQLDEVALPIVLAWQLGRADRETYTGHVQKAADFLLAHGPVTPQDRWENQSGYSPGTIAAEIAGLICAADLARRNGDTASAERYEATADAWQRQVEAWTVTTHGPLASHPYYLRLTKDGNPNAGTAYSLGDGGPSAMDQRRVVDSSFLELVRLGVKPAGEPLIAQSLAVVDAQLRVDTPNGTYWRRYDSDGYGETPEGEPWDISEPDTGRTLGRAWPIFAGERGEYALTVGQPAEPWLAAMARSGNDGYLLPEQVWDGRPPSGQPGFETGEGTLSATPLTWSHAQFIRLAWSIQAGFPVEQPSVVACRYTPTCRR encoded by the coding sequence ATGACGTTCTCCATTCGGCTTGCGCTCTGGGGCGTGGTCCTCGGGCTGTGCGGCTGTGCGGGAGGGCGTGCTCCCGGGCAGCCCGGCGCCCCCGCGCTGTGGACGCCTGCGAACAAGGACGGCTTTGGCACCGCGCGCAGTGCGGAGAGCTGGGTCTGGTACACGCTCGGCTCGGGGGACCTGACCGAGGTTTATTACCCGGACCTGGGCACCCCCAGCGTGCGAGGGCTGCGCTTCATCGTCGTCTCTGGCCACTCCGTCACCGAGTTCGAGTCCGAGGCCACCGAGCACCACGTCGAGCTCGTCGACCCACGGAGTCTGGTCTACCGGCAGGTGAACACCGCCCGGTCCGGGGGCTACCGCCTCACCAAGACCTACGCGATCGATCCTGAGCGCAACACGCTGCTCGTGGACATCCAGTTTGAGTCACTCGATCGCAGACCTTACGAGGTCTATGCCGTGTACGACCCGTCCCTCTCCAACAACGGGATGGATGACTCGGGCCGCACCGAAGGGGATGTGCTGCTCGCGTGGGATGGAGCCACCGCCAGCGCGCTGATCTCGCAGCCGCCGTTCGAGAGGACCTCCAACGGCTACCTGGGCGCGAGCGATGGCTGGGCCGACCTGCACCAGGACCACGCCATGGACTGGACCTACCGCTCGGCGCCGGATGGCAACGTGGTGCAGACGGCGAAGCTGCCGGTGGGGGCGCCCGGCACCATGGGGCACGTGACGATCGCGCTCGGCTTTGGCGCCACGCTCACGGAGGCCCTCGGAGCGGCTCGCGGCTCACTGCGGCCCGGCTTCGAGCAGGTTGCGCAGCGCTACATGGAGGGCTGGCATGGGTGGCTGGACTCCTTGCCTCCTGCTCCGGCGAGCGCCCAGCCGTGGCAGGTCACCTATGACGTCTCGGCCATGGTCCTGGCTGCCTCGGAGGACAAGGCGAACCCGGGCGCGTTCATCGCCTCGCCGAGCATGCCGTGGGCCTGGGGGCTCGGCGAGCTGGAGAAGCCCTCGGGGGCCTACCACCTCGTGTGGTCGAGAGACCTGTACCAGATCGCCACCGCGCTGCTGGCCCTGGGCGATCGGGCCGCGGCGGAGCGGGCGCTGGACCACCTCTTCCAGGTTCAGCAGCGGTCAGATGGCTCGTTCCCACAGAACGCCACGGTGGACGGCACGCCGCACTGGAGCAACCTCCAGCTCGATGAGGTGGCGCTGCCCATCGTCCTGGCATGGCAGCTCGGCCGAGCCGACCGGGAGACGTACACCGGCCATGTCCAGAAGGCGGCGGACTTCCTCCTTGCTCATGGCCCGGTGACGCCACAGGACCGCTGGGAGAACCAGAGCGGGTACTCGCCGGGCACGATCGCGGCCGAGATCGCCGGGCTCATCTGCGCCGCGGACCTCGCGCGTCGCAATGGGGACACGGCCTCCGCGGAGCGCTACGAGGCCACCGCGGACGCGTGGCAGCGGCAGGTGGAGGCGTGGACCGTCACCACCCATGGGCCACTGGCATCGCACCCGTATTACCTGCGGCTCACGAAGGACGGGAACCCCAACGCGGGGACGGCCTACTCGCTGGGCGATGGAGGCCCGTCCGCCATGGACCAGCGCCGGGTGGTGGACTCGAGCTTCCTGGAGCTCGTGCGCCTGGGGGTGAAGCCTGCGGGGGAGCCGCTCATCGCCCAGTCCCTGGCGGTCGTCGATGCCCAGCTCCGGGTGGATACGCCGAACGGCACCTACTGGCGCCGCTACGACTCCGACGGCTACGGCGAGACGCCCGAGGGTGAACCCTGGGACATCAGCGAGCCGGACACGGGGCGGACGCTGGGGAGGGCCTGGCCGATCTTCGCGGGCGAGCGGGGCGAGTACGCACTCACCGTAGGGCAGCCTGCGGAGCCGTGGCTCGCGGCGATGGCGCGCTCGGGCAATGACGGATACCTGCTGCCGGAACAGGTCTGGGACGGGCGGCCTCCCTCGGGTCAGCCCGGCTTCGAGACAGGGGAGGGGACCCTCTCGGCCACGCCGCTGACGTGGTCCCATGCCCAGTTCATCCGGCTGGCCTGGTCCATCCAGGCAGGTTTTCCCGTCGAGCAGCCCTCCGTGGTTGCGTGCCGGTACACACCCACTTGTCGCAGGTGA
- a CDS encoding LVIVD repeat-containing protein — MTNLTRCALAVLAMTTLVLGCNDDPPGGPDGGTPDSGTPDSGPEWDGTYTPLPEQGDNIDEGPFADCSSFTVNDAGVPLPCGSPETFNLSACDRSTLSRLSPSGIYSLRTRSSSGTFFFYGSGDFQISAVGGTEEVNSYPVVEKHVDGQNFYVAGKRTLTDGGTTLWAYAGCQAQDAQNLTGCYQTCTNGGARRSAGTFDGVRLQRVLEPETSGINLVSEAKVDLGVPVDVYVAKNHAYVVSISLGRLSPPTGGLTVYDVTDKAHPVLRKVVTMAGDTYWNSVWSKGDALYVGSGNHGVLVYDISDPGDPKLVRGVPGDTFDVHTIYVDGDRMYAQAAGANQVLIFDVSRPLDPVLLNRYTVPQDDNGLGYPHDSFAYQNRLYINQMGQGYYVVDVTDASNPKSLGAYTYDANLYNPTHANAVGTFAGRTIAFEGGESVNAHLRVLDVTDPAHIMKIGEHAMRPQTSIHNMVLSGKRLYVAWYAEGLRVLDVSNPTQPREIAYANTFRDSDPGRLSGLFSGAIGIRVPGDGHVYVVDMTRGLLIYREP; from the coding sequence ATGACGAACCTGACGCGCTGCGCACTCGCTGTCCTGGCGATGACGACCCTGGTGCTGGGCTGCAATGACGATCCCCCGGGCGGTCCGGATGGCGGCACCCCGGACAGTGGCACCCCGGACTCGGGCCCCGAATGGGACGGCACCTACACTCCCCTGCCAGAGCAGGGCGACAACATCGATGAGGGCCCCTTTGCGGACTGCTCCAGCTTCACCGTGAATGACGCGGGCGTGCCCCTGCCCTGCGGCAGTCCGGAGACGTTCAACCTGTCCGCCTGCGACCGGAGCACGCTGTCGCGGCTGTCGCCCAGTGGCATCTACTCCCTGCGCACACGCTCCAGCAGCGGCACGTTCTTCTTCTATGGCTCCGGTGACTTCCAGATCTCCGCGGTGGGAGGCACCGAGGAGGTCAACAGCTATCCGGTCGTCGAGAAGCATGTCGATGGCCAGAACTTCTATGTCGCCGGCAAGCGCACGCTGACCGACGGCGGCACCACACTCTGGGCCTACGCGGGCTGCCAGGCCCAGGACGCGCAGAACCTCACCGGGTGCTACCAGACGTGCACCAACGGCGGCGCGCGGCGCAGCGCGGGCACCTTCGACGGCGTTCGCCTGCAGCGCGTCCTGGAGCCGGAGACCTCGGGCATCAACCTCGTCAGCGAGGCCAAGGTGGACCTGGGCGTCCCCGTGGACGTCTACGTCGCCAAGAACCACGCCTATGTGGTGTCCATCAGCTTGGGCCGGCTGTCACCTCCCACGGGAGGGCTCACGGTCTACGACGTCACCGACAAGGCCCACCCGGTGCTCCGCAAGGTCGTCACCATGGCCGGCGACACCTACTGGAACTCCGTCTGGTCCAAGGGCGACGCGCTCTACGTGGGCAGCGGTAACCACGGCGTGCTCGTCTACGACATCTCTGACCCGGGGGATCCGAAGCTGGTGCGCGGCGTGCCGGGCGACACCTTCGACGTGCACACCATTTACGTCGACGGGGACCGCATGTACGCCCAGGCGGCGGGCGCCAACCAGGTGCTTATCTTCGACGTGAGCCGGCCCTTGGATCCCGTGCTGCTCAACCGCTACACGGTGCCCCAGGACGACAACGGCCTGGGCTACCCGCACGACTCGTTCGCGTACCAGAACCGGCTCTACATCAACCAGATGGGCCAGGGGTACTACGTGGTGGACGTGACGGATGCCTCCAACCCCAAGTCCCTGGGCGCGTACACGTATGACGCCAACCTCTACAACCCCACCCACGCCAATGCGGTGGGCACCTTCGCCGGCCGCACCATCGCCTTCGAGGGCGGAGAGAGCGTCAACGCCCACCTGCGCGTGCTGGACGTCACCGACCCGGCCCACATCATGAAGATTGGCGAGCACGCCATGCGCCCGCAGACCTCCATCCACAACATGGTGCTGTCCGGCAAGCGACTGTACGTGGCGTGGTACGCGGAAGGCTTGCGCGTGCTGGACGTGTCCAACCCCACCCAGCCGCGGGAGATTGCGTACGCCAACACGTTCCGGGACTCGGACCCGGGCCGTCTGAGCGGTCTCTTCTCGGGCGCCATCGGCATCCGCGTGCCGGGAGACGGCCACGTGTATGTCGTGGACATGACGCGCGGCCTGCTCATCTACCGCGAGCCGTAG
- a CDS encoding xylulokinase, which translates to MPTVGSPSILSIDLGTSAVKLALITTRGAILGSEVEPIPLSLLPEGGAEQEPEHWWSAIVRATRRMLERGVAAPADIIGVNVGSQWSGTVAVDEQGKPLRPAILWMDSRGASHVRRITQGLVSIEGYGLGKLYTWVKLTGGAPSSSGKDPLGHILYLQHEHPEVYRRTYKFLEPKDWLNLRLSGRFTASYDSIALHWVTDNRNLSRLTYDDRLLKMTGLHREKLPELVPAASVLGPLSSEAAQALGLGEHTQVVSGTPDILAAAVGSGAVRDFEPHLCVGTSSWLSCHVPFKKADLLHQMGTLPSALPGRYLLVNEQESAGICLVSLKNLLYEESGSTPPMDSQEIYAAFERAAERVPAGSDRLLFLPWLNGERSPVEDRLVRGGFINQSLQTTRGHLVRAVMEGVAYNSRWLFTYVEQFVDRKLESIRMIGGGARSKLWCQIYADVLGRRIQQVAEPVLANARGAAFQAALALGHLTVDEIPELVPVARTFEPDTKNQGLYDSLFREFLTLYKTNKSLFARLNRARSA; encoded by the coding sequence GTGCCAACCGTCGGCAGCCCATCCATCCTGTCCATCGATCTGGGGACATCCGCCGTCAAACTGGCGCTCATCACCACACGGGGCGCCATTCTGGGCAGCGAGGTGGAGCCCATTCCCCTCTCGTTGCTGCCCGAGGGCGGCGCCGAGCAGGAGCCCGAGCACTGGTGGTCCGCCATCGTCCGGGCCACGCGGCGGATGCTCGAGCGAGGCGTGGCCGCTCCGGCGGACATCATCGGCGTCAACGTGGGCTCGCAGTGGTCCGGCACCGTCGCCGTGGACGAGCAGGGCAAGCCCCTGCGGCCCGCCATCCTCTGGATGGACTCGCGCGGGGCCTCCCACGTCCGGCGCATCACCCAGGGGCTCGTCTCCATTGAGGGTTACGGACTGGGCAAGCTGTACACCTGGGTGAAGCTGACGGGCGGGGCGCCGAGCAGCTCCGGCAAGGATCCGCTGGGGCACATCCTCTACCTCCAGCACGAGCACCCCGAAGTCTACCGGCGGACCTACAAGTTCCTGGAGCCGAAGGACTGGCTCAACCTGCGGCTGTCGGGCCGGTTCACCGCCTCGTACGACTCCATCGCCCTGCACTGGGTGACGGACAACCGGAACCTGTCGCGGCTGACCTATGACGACCGCCTGCTGAAGATGACGGGGCTGCACCGCGAGAAGCTCCCCGAGCTGGTGCCCGCCGCCTCGGTGCTCGGTCCGCTGAGCTCCGAGGCCGCCCAGGCACTGGGCCTGGGCGAGCACACCCAGGTGGTCTCCGGCACGCCAGACATCCTCGCGGCCGCGGTGGGCTCGGGGGCCGTGCGCGACTTCGAGCCCCACCTGTGCGTGGGTACCTCCTCGTGGCTCAGCTGCCACGTGCCTTTCAAAAAGGCAGACCTGCTGCACCAGATGGGCACCCTGCCCTCCGCGCTCCCGGGCCGCTACCTGCTCGTCAACGAACAGGAGTCCGCGGGCATCTGCCTCGTCTCCCTCAAGAACCTGCTCTACGAGGAGTCGGGCTCCACTCCCCCGATGGACTCCCAGGAGATCTACGCGGCCTTCGAGCGGGCCGCCGAGCGCGTGCCCGCCGGCAGCGATCGCCTCCTGTTCCTGCCGTGGCTCAACGGCGAGCGATCGCCCGTGGAGGACCGGCTGGTGCGCGGCGGGTTCATCAACCAGTCGCTGCAGACGACGCGCGGCCACCTGGTGCGGGCGGTGATGGAGGGCGTGGCCTACAACTCGCGGTGGCTGTTCACCTACGTGGAGCAGTTCGTGGACCGGAAGCTGGAGTCCATCCGAATGATTGGCGGCGGCGCCCGCTCGAAGCTGTGGTGCCAGATCTACGCGGACGTCCTCGGCCGGCGCATCCAGCAGGTGGCCGAGCCCGTGCTAGCCAACGCCCGGGGAGCGGCGTTCCAGGCGGCGCTGGCACTGGGGCACCTCACGGTGGACGAGATTCCCGAGCTGGTGCCCGTAGCCCGCACGTTCGAGCCGGACACAAAGAACCAGGGGCTCTACGACTCGCTGTTCCGGGAGTTCCTCACCCTCTACAAGACCAACAAATCCCTCTTCGCGCGGCTCAACCGGGCCCGGAGTGCCTGA
- a CDS encoding pyridoxal phosphate-dependent decarboxylase family protein, with translation MALPDLNLLSHVPPRLLAVAERYLKAIPLVRNRLDKETGSMLADLEGSLKPYKGQLPTFDTLPTQGRPQEEVLQELEQMEAKEHERWKDGLVSGAVYHGADEHIAFVNRVYALHSQSNPLHADLWPSATKFEAEVVAMTASMLGAQEANAGKDAEEHICGSLSSGGTESIMLAMKTYRDWAHATRRITRPEMVAPSSAHPAFDKAAHYFGIKMVRVPVAADYRADVAATRKALNRNTIVVIGSAPGFPHGVIDPIEELSELARQRGIGFHTDACLGGFVLPWAKKLGYPVPPFDFRLPGVTSMSADTHKFGYAAKGTSVVLYRGTELRSHQYFTATEWPGGIYFSPTFSGSRPGGLIAAAWATLVTMGEQGYLDATRRILETADTLKRGIRAIPGLHVLGDPLFVIAFGSDSLDIYKVMDRMGSKGWSLNGLHKPAAVHLCVTLRHAQEGVADRFLADLREAVEHVRSNPEEKGTMAPVYGMAATVPFRGLLSDLLKKYMDLLYKV, from the coding sequence ATGGCGCTACCCGATCTCAATCTGCTGTCCCACGTGCCCCCGCGGCTGCTCGCGGTGGCGGAGCGGTACCTCAAGGCCATCCCCCTGGTGCGCAACCGGCTCGATAAAGAGACCGGCTCGATGCTCGCCGACCTGGAGGGCAGCCTCAAACCCTACAAGGGCCAGCTGCCCACCTTCGACACACTGCCCACCCAGGGACGCCCCCAGGAGGAGGTGCTCCAGGAACTGGAGCAGATGGAGGCGAAAGAGCACGAGCGCTGGAAGGACGGGCTCGTGTCCGGCGCGGTGTACCACGGGGCGGACGAGCACATCGCCTTCGTGAACCGCGTGTACGCGCTGCACTCGCAGAGCAACCCGCTGCATGCGGACCTGTGGCCCAGCGCCACCAAGTTCGAGGCCGAGGTGGTGGCGATGACGGCCAGCATGCTCGGGGCCCAGGAGGCCAACGCGGGCAAGGACGCAGAGGAGCACATCTGCGGCTCGCTCTCCTCCGGCGGCACCGAGAGCATCATGCTGGCCATGAAGACGTACCGGGACTGGGCCCACGCCACCCGGCGCATCACCCGGCCGGAGATGGTAGCCCCCTCCAGCGCGCACCCGGCGTTCGACAAGGCCGCCCACTACTTCGGCATCAAGATGGTGCGAGTACCCGTGGCCGCCGACTACCGCGCGGACGTGGCCGCCACGCGCAAGGCGCTCAACCGCAACACCATCGTGGTCATCGGCTCGGCGCCAGGGTTCCCCCACGGCGTCATCGATCCCATCGAGGAGCTGTCGGAGCTGGCGCGCCAGCGGGGCATCGGCTTCCACACGGACGCGTGCCTGGGCGGCTTCGTGCTGCCGTGGGCGAAGAAGCTGGGCTACCCAGTGCCGCCGTTCGACTTCCGGCTGCCCGGCGTGACGAGCATGTCCGCGGACACCCACAAGTTCGGCTACGCGGCCAAGGGCACCTCCGTGGTCCTGTACCGAGGCACAGAGCTGCGCTCGCACCAGTACTTCACCGCCACCGAGTGGCCCGGCGGCATCTACTTCTCTCCCACCTTCTCCGGCAGCCGGCCCGGGGGCCTCATCGCCGCCGCCTGGGCCACCCTGGTGACGATGGGCGAGCAGGGCTACCTGGACGCCACCCGCCGCATCCTGGAGACGGCCGACACCCTCAAGCGAGGCATCCGCGCCATCCCCGGGCTGCACGTGCTGGGCGATCCCCTCTTCGTCATCGCCTTCGGCTCGGACTCGCTGGACATCTATAAGGTGATGGATCGCATGGGCTCCAAAGGCTGGAGCCTGAACGGCCTGCACAAGCCCGCGGCGGTCCACCTGTGTGTCACACTGCGACATGCCCAGGAGGGGGTGGCGGACCGGTTCTTGGCGGACCTGCGGGAGGCCGTGGAGCACGTCCGGTCAAATCCGGAGGAAAAAGGTACGATGGCCCCTGTCTACGGGATGGCCGCCACTGTTCCCTTCCGTGGGCTGCTGAGTGATCTGCTGAAGAAGTACATGGACCTGCTCTACAAGGTCTGA
- a CDS encoding PAS domain-containing protein yields the protein MSPTGVPAPDLPTLAKAVRAINQEFSLPELQRTVLRVIQEHTPAPYAALLGFHEARGWVIQCQTEGEHRALHELPTTVIHGARRTLEPVVLSEASQQAPYCDDVVVRAKGLRSVICWPLTHRGVQHGLLYLEHAHASHAFDGVLSVIELLAAQAAVALDNARVHQHLAEQSHAHEVSRREVSATRQYLQDFIDHSPAAIYLKDREGRYLMVNGRFETFYGLSRHQILGKKDSDLLPLENARPLMENDQQVMRSGTTHQFEEQLPFHDGVHTFISAKFPLRSAMGGIEGLCGVSTDITDRKRAEAALQRANEELEQRVAERTEQLHAAQQELLDRARHAGMAEIANSILHNMGNALTGITVSSTVLRERILGVPIASLGRAAALMTERSPEELVTFLTQDERGKQLPEYMSKLHTRLEEERQLLLEECNVLATKIEHATSVIATQQNYARARIRLSEKARLRDLLEDAVRLCAVGDHIDKILQREYCDEEPEFYDRHVIVQILVNFISNAKNAVRERPDNTQPRITLSVRQDPTQTAVAVSDNGVGFDASVKPRLFTHGFTTRAKGHGFGLHSSALSAQALGGRIEANSDGLGLGARFELILPRGSQNADQ from the coding sequence ATGAGCCCTACTGGCGTCCCAGCCCCTGACCTCCCCACCCTGGCCAAGGCCGTCCGAGCGATCAACCAGGAGTTCTCGCTCCCCGAGCTCCAGCGCACGGTGCTCCGAGTCATTCAGGAGCACACTCCGGCCCCGTACGCGGCGCTGCTGGGGTTTCATGAGGCCCGGGGCTGGGTCATCCAGTGCCAGACCGAGGGGGAGCACCGCGCCCTGCACGAGCTGCCCACCACGGTCATCCACGGCGCGCGCCGCACCCTGGAGCCGGTGGTGCTCAGCGAGGCCTCTCAGCAGGCCCCCTACTGCGATGACGTGGTGGTGCGCGCCAAGGGACTGCGCTCGGTCATCTGCTGGCCGCTCACCCACCGGGGGGTTCAGCACGGGTTGCTCTACCTGGAACATGCCCACGCCTCCCACGCCTTCGACGGAGTGCTGAGCGTCATCGAGCTGCTGGCGGCGCAGGCCGCGGTGGCGCTGGACAACGCCCGCGTGCACCAGCACCTGGCCGAGCAGAGCCACGCCCACGAGGTCTCCCGTCGCGAGGTCTCCGCCACCCGTCAATACCTGCAGGACTTCATCGACCACTCGCCCGCCGCCATCTACTTGAAGGATCGCGAGGGCCGCTACCTCATGGTCAACGGACGGTTCGAGACCTTCTATGGACTGTCGCGCCACCAGATCCTCGGCAAGAAGGACTCGGACCTGCTGCCCCTGGAGAACGCGCGCCCGCTGATGGAGAACGACCAGCAGGTGATGCGCAGCGGCACCACGCACCAGTTCGAGGAGCAGCTGCCTTTCCACGATGGGGTGCACACCTTCATCTCCGCGAAGTTTCCCCTGCGCTCGGCGATGGGGGGCATCGAGGGGCTGTGCGGCGTCTCCACGGACATTACCGACCGCAAGCGCGCCGAGGCGGCGCTCCAGCGGGCCAACGAGGAGCTGGAGCAGCGCGTCGCCGAGCGCACCGAGCAGCTCCATGCCGCCCAGCAGGAGCTGCTGGATCGCGCCCGGCACGCGGGCATGGCGGAGATCGCCAACAGCATCCTCCACAACATGGGCAACGCGCTCACCGGCATCACGGTGAGCAGCACGGTGCTGCGCGAGCGCATCCTGGGAGTGCCCATCGCCTCGCTGGGGCGGGCCGCGGCGCTGATGACCGAGCGATCCCCCGAGGAGCTGGTCACCTTCCTCACGCAGGACGAGCGGGGCAAGCAGCTTCCCGAGTACATGAGCAAGCTGCACACGCGCTTGGAGGAAGAGCGCCAGCTGCTGCTGGAAGAGTGCAATGTGCTGGCCACGAAGATCGAGCACGCCACCAGCGTGATCGCCACACAGCAGAACTATGCCCGCGCGCGCATCCGCCTGAGCGAGAAGGCGCGGCTGAGGGACTTGCTGGAGGATGCGGTCCGCCTGTGCGCCGTGGGGGACCACATCGATAAGATCCTCCAGCGCGAGTACTGCGACGAGGAGCCCGAGTTCTACGATCGGCACGTCATCGTGCAGATCCTGGTCAACTTCATCTCCAACGCGAAGAACGCGGTGCGCGAGCGGCCGGACAACACGCAGCCGCGCATCACCCTCTCCGTGCGGCAGGATCCGACACAGACGGCGGTGGCCGTGAGCGACAACGGCGTGGGGTTCGACGCGAGCGTGAAGCCTCGGCTGTTCACCCACGGGTTCACCACGCGCGCCAAGGGCCACGGCTTCGGGTTGCACAGCTCCGCGCTCAGCGCGCAGGCGCTCGGAGGCCGCATCGAGGCGAACAGCGACGGCCTGGGGCTGGGCGCCCGGTTCGAGCTCATCCTCCCTCGGGGGAGCCAGAACGCAGACCAGTGA